Within the Pseudonocardia alni genome, the region TCGGGGGAGCCGCCGAACAGCGCACGGTCGAACGCGCGCAGCTGCTCCATCTCGTCGGCGTAGGCGGCGGCGTAGTCGGCCACCGGCACCCCGGCGACGGCCGCGGCCCACCGCTGCGGCTGTGTCCCGGCGGCGAGCAGCGACAGGTACCCGCCCCAGGACCAGCCGTCGACGGCGCAGCGGGCCGGGTCGACGGTGCCGTCGGCGACCAGCGCGTCCTGGACGGCGGCGACGTCCTCCAGCTCGGTCAGCCCCGGCCTGCCCTCGATCGCGTCCCGCCAGGCCGAGCCGTAGCCGGTGGAACCGCGGTAGTTCACCTCGACGACGGTGAACCCCGCCTCCACCCAGGTGGCGCGGCCGGCGTCGAAACGGTCCTCGTCGGCGGCGTGCGGACCGCCGTGCAGCACGAACACCGCGGGCGCCGGACGGCCGTCGACGCGCGGCGCCTCGGCGACCAGGCTGTGCACCTGCCCGGCGGGGACCCCGGTCCACACGTCGCGGACGGCGACCGAGCCGGGCGGGCGCTCCCCGGGCGGGGCGACCAGCACCTCGTCGGTGCCGTCCGGGCGCAGTGCCCGGATCTGCGACGGGGTGGCCGCCGACGACGCGGAGTACTCGACGGTGCCGTCGTCGCGGACCTCGGCGGACCCGACGCAGCCGGGCGCGGTGGGCAGCTCGGTCAGCTCGCCGGATGCCAGGACGTACCGGAACAGCCGGGTGCGGGCGGCGTGGGTGTGCGCGATAAGCAGCGCGGAGGCGTCCGGGACGAACCCGCCGACCAGCTCGCCGGGCAGGTCGACCGCGAGCTCGGTGACCTCACCGGTGGTCGGATCCCAGACCAGCAGCTCGTCACGGCCGCGGCGCTCGTGGCCGACGAGCAGCCGCTGGTCGCCCGCGACGGGGGAGAACTCCAGCGCGGCGAGGCCGCGGCCGGGCCCGTCGTGCAGCTCGGCGACGGTGTCCCCGGTGGCGACGTCGAGCACCCGCAGCGACGGGTGCCGCGAGTCGCCGTGTTCGGAGTGCGAGATCGCCAGCAGCGTCTCGTCCTCCGACAGCGCGCCGACGCCCGCGTCCTCGGTGTGCCGGTAGATCTCCCGGGCGTCGGTGCCGGAGCCGCGCTCGTGCACCGCCAGGACCGTGCCGTCGTCGGTGGACACCCCGATCGCGGTGACCCGGCGGCCGATCTCCAGGCCCGCCGGGTAGCCGTCGCCGGCGCCGGGGACGGCGGGCACGGTGTCGGTGCCCGCCGTGGAGGACCACGGCTGGGCGACCCAGTGGCCGAACTCGTCGCCGTCGGTGTCGGCGAACCACCAGACGTGCCCGCCGTCCGGCGGCAGCACGGCCGAGGTGGTGCCGTTGCGCCGGTCGGTGACCTGGCGGTGCTCCCCGGAGTCGCGGTCCCAGGCGTGGATCTCGAAGGTCCCGGTCGCGTTGGACACGTAGACCGAGCGGGCCGGTGCGTCGCGGGCCCAGCCGGGGCGCGACATGCGCACCGCGGTGAACCGGGACCGCCAGCGCTGCTCGCGCTCGTCGTCGAAGAGCGTCGGGGGAACGGGTGCGCTGGGGTGCGGGCTCACGCCCCGATCGTGCCGAACGCCACGAACGGGTGCACCGGGCGGGGTCGTCGGACGCGCATCCGGCAGCATGGAGGCATGCGGAGACCGGCCCGGCTGCTGCTCGCCGGGGTGCTCGTCCTCTTCCCGGCCGCTGCGGGCTGCGGTGCGGCCGGATCGACCGCCGGCACCGTCGTGAGTGGTCCGACGGTCACCGCCAGGGCCGACTCGCAGGGCCTCACCGCGGTCCGGTTCGACCACTCCGCGACGCATCCGGAGCCCGCCGTCCCGACGGTGCGGGTGCGCCGCGGGACGACGGTGGTGCTCACCGTCGGCAGCGACGTCGCGCGCCGGGTGCTGGTCCCGGAGCAGGGCCGTGCCCTCGACGTCAGCGCCGGGGGCACGGTCACCCTGCGCTTCCTCGCGCTGGGGACGTTCACCGTGCGGGTGGCCGAGCCCGGTGCGGTCCGCGGCGGGACGATCATCGGCCGGGTCGAGCCCTGGCACTGACCCGCCGGGGGATCAGGCGAAGGCGTCGGCCCGGTCGGCGATGGCGCGCAGCCCCTCGGCGATGTCCACACCGGACGGCGCGGTGCCGGGGTCGAGCATCCACTGGACCATGAGCCCGGTGAGCAGCGCCTGGTAGACGGAGCCGAGGACGTGCACGCGGCGGTCCGCGGCGGCCGGGTCGTCGGGCAGCGTGTGGAAGGTCAGGGCCAGGCCCTCACGGACCTCCCGCTGGGCCTCGGCGAGCTTCGCGCGCAGCTCCGGCAGCCGCTCGGCCTGGGCGAGCGCCTCGACGTGGGTGGCCCACAGGCGTCGCTGGGTGGAGAACAGGCCGACCACCCGGCTCCAGGTCTCCTCGACCCGGCGCTGCGGGTCGGTGGTCCCTCCCGCGGGCTCGGCGAGCGCCCGGTCGAGCTCCTCGCCCCAGGCCGTCGTCGCCCGCAGCAGGGCCTCGGTGAGCAGGGCGTCCTTGGAACCGAAGTGGTAGCCGATGGAGGCCAGGTTCGTCCCCGACGCGGCCACCACGTCCCGTGCGGTCGTGCGGCCGAACCCCTTCTCGTAGAGGCACTGCGCGGCCCCGTCCAGAAGCTCCTCGCGGTGTCCCATGATCGCGGAACCTATCGGGTCGTCACGGACGTCCGTACACCGGCCGTTCACCCGGTCTGCCACTGTCGTGCAACGCTTGCGTGACGCCGGTCACGACGGGTAAGGACTGTCGTGGCGGTGCCCCCGACGGAGCGGGCGCCGGAGCGACGAGGAGTCACCGTGAGCAGACTGCGATTCGGCACCTTCCTGGCCCCGTTCCACCAGCCCGGGCAGAACCCCACCCTTGCGCTGCAGCGCGACCTGGAGCTCGTCGAACACCTCGACCGGCTCGGCTTCGACGAGGCGTGGATCGGCGAGCACCACTCCGCGGGCTCGGAGATCATCGCCTCGCCCGAGATCTTCATCGCCGCGGCGGCGGAGCGGACCCGGAACATCAAGCTCGGGACCGGCGTCACCTCCATCAGCTACCACAACCCGCTGTGGGTGGCCGACCGCATGGTGATGCTCGACCACCTCACCCGCGGCCGCACGATGCTCGGCTGCGGGCCCGGTTCGCTGCCCACCGACTCGTCGATGATCGGCCTGAACCCCACCGACACCCGTGAGCTGCTCGAGGTGAACCTCGACATCATCATGCGGCTGCTGCGCGGCGAGGTCGTGAACGCCGAGACCAGGACCCACACGCTGATCGACGCCCAGCTGCAGCTCGCGCCCTACAGCGACCCGTGTTTCGACATCGCGGTCGCCGCCGTCGCGTCCCCGACCGGGCCGCGGATGGCGGGGCAGCACGGCGTCGGTCTGCTGTCCATCGGCGCCACCCTCACCCAGGACGGCTTCGACGCGCTGGCCCACCACTGGAGCGTCGTCGAGGAGCGCGCCGCCCACCACGGTCAGCCCGCGCCCGACCGCAGCACGTGGCGCCTGGTCGGCCTCATGCACGTCGCCGAGACCCGGGAACAGGCCTACCGCGAGGTCGAGTACGGCATCGAGCACTGGTTCCGCTACTTCCAGAAGGTCGCGGCGTTCCCGCAGATGGCGGTCGCGGGCGGCGACGTCAAGGAGATGATCGACTTCATCAACGACGCCGGGATCGGCGCGATCGGCACCGTCGAGGACGCGAAGGCGCAGGTGCAGAAGCTCGTCGACCAGTCCGGCGGGTTCGGCGCCTTCCTGCTGCTCGGCCACGAGTGGGCCAACCCGGTCGCGACCAAGCGCTCCTACGAGCTCATCGCCCAGCACGTCATGCCCGAGTTCCAGGGGCAGGCCGCGGGCACGCTGGCGGCCAGGGACCGGGCCAGCTCGACCCGGGAGAAGCACGCGCAGACCCAACTCGACGCCGTCGACACCATGACCAAGCGCTACGAGCAGGAGAAGGCGGGCGGCTGACGGGTCCCGGCGCGGCGGCTACCGGCCGCCGCGCCGCGGGCGCCCCGCGCCCGCCACCCACAACGTCAGCAGCACCGCCCCGGTCGGCGCGGAGAAGACCAGGAACCACCACGGGCTCAGGTCGGTCAGCAACGCCAGCACCGAGGTCCCGGCGGCGGCCGCGGCGGTGATGCACAGCCAGATGACCGTCAGGACCCGCATCGCGATGCCCCCGGCCGTCGCGGAGAACACCAGGCCGTCGCGCCGGGACGGGGCCGAGGAGGCGGGCAGGTCCAGGGTCACCCGGCCCAGGTCGCCGCGGGTGCGCATCCGCCAGACCTCGGTCACGCGCTCGTCGTACTCGGCGAGGTCGAGGTAGCCCTCGGCGTGGGCGGCGCGCAGCCGGTCGGCGACGGCCTGGCGTTCGGCGTCGGAGATACGGATCTGCTCGGGTCCCACCACCTCGTCCACCTCCTCGATGATGCCTGTCGGTGCCCGGTCCGTGCCAGGATGACCGCTGTGGCGGCGAGGGCGGTCCCGGCGCGGGCGCGGTTCGCGGCCGCCGTCGTCGGCGCGCGTCCGGGCACCCGGGTGCTGGAGGTGGGCTGCGGGCCGGGTGCCGTGGCGTCGCTGGTCTGCCCCCGGCTCGACCGGGTCGCGGGCGGCGCGATGTGGGCGGTGGACCGCTCGGCCGTCGCCGTCGCGCGGACCACCGAACGCTGCGCGGCCGCCGTCGACGACGGCGTGCTCACCGTGCTCCGGTCGGACCTGGCCGGGCTGCGGCTCGCGGCGGGCTCGGTGGACGTCGCGTTCACGCTGAACGTCAACCTGTTCTGGACCCGCGACCCCGGGCCCGAGCTGGCGGTGCTGCGCGGGGTGCTCGCGCCGGGCGGGGTGCTGCACGTGCTCTACGAGGGCACCCCACCCGCGGCCGTTGCGGCGGGGCTCCGCCGCAACGGCTGGGACCCGGTTCCGGTGTCCGGTGACGGCGGGGCCGGGGTGACGGCCCGGCCGGCCTGAGCCGCGCAGGTGCCCGGCGGGACCGTCCCGCCGGGCACCGGGTCACGTGGGTCGGTTCACTCGCAGGCGATGCCGTCGCCGTCGCGGTCGAGGCCCGAGCGGTAGCCCGGGTCGCCGCTGCTCAGCGGGGCCGCCCCGGCGGCGCGGGCCGCGGCGCAGTTCGTGTAGTAGGCCGAGCCGCCGCCGGACGAGCCGGAGGACGACGAGCCGGAGGAGACCAGGGGCTGCGGCGCGGCCGGGACGTAGGGCCGGTCGACGTCGGTGTCGGCGACCAGCGGCGCGGCCGGCGGGGCGGACTCGGTGACCGGGGCGCTCTGCGGCACCACCAACGGAGCGGGCGGGACCGGCGGGGCGGCGGCCTCGCCGATCGTGATCGGGTCACCGGCGGAGGCCAGCGCCGCGGGGCCGGGCAGCTGGGTGGTGACGGTCCCGGCGGCGACCCCGGCGACCGAGCCGGTCGACGGGCCGAGGACGACCTGGGTGAACCCGGCGGCACGGAGCGTGTCCCGCGCCTGCACGTCGGTCATCCCGACGACGTTGGGCACCGTCAGCAGCACCGGCGCCGCCGGGGCGGGGGGAGCGGCCGGGGCCGCCGCGAGCGGACGCACCGGAGCGGTGGCCGCGCCCACGATCCCGAGGACGGTCATGAGCACACAGAGCGCGGTGGCCGTCCAGCCGAGCACGATGCCGACCGTCGAGCGGCCCGGCGTCGACGCCCCGCCGGCCCGGAAACGGGCGCGGCCGGCGTGCGACAGCAGCGCGGCGGGCACCGTGACCAGCAGGCCGAGCACCGGCACGAACCCGACCACCATCCCCAGCACCGAGAGCCAGAAGCCGGCAGTCGCGGGGGTGTTCCCGCGGGTCGCCGGGACCGGCTCGGCGACGGTCGTCCAGGGCTGGGTGGCGGTCATGACTGGTCCCCTCGTGGTGGCCCGACCGGAGCTGCTCCCGCTCCGACGAACGGCCTATCGAGGGGCGTGACGCGGCCATTACCGCCCGTCATCAGGGTTGATGACTAGGGAGTGAGCACGAGCTTCCCGACCGCGGAGCGCTCGGCGTACGCGCGGGTCGCGGTCGCCGCGTCGGCCAGCGGCAGGGCCCGCGGGCGGGCCGGGTGCAGCTCCCCGGCACCGATCCGGCGCAGCACGTCCTCGGCCAGGTCCCGCGACGCGGCGGGGTCGGTGCGCGACCAGTCGCCCCAGTCGACGCCGACGACGGTCCGGTTCCGCAGCAGCACGACGTTCGCGGGCAGCTTCGGGATCGCGCCTGAGGTGAAGCCCAGCACGCAGAACCGGCCGCCGGCGCCCAGCGCCCGCAGCGCGGCCTCTGCGGCGTCGCCGCCGACCGGGTCGATCACGACGTCCGCGCCACCGCCGGTGTGCTCGCGGATCGTGTCCTTGAGGGCGTCGTAGCCGACGGCGGCCTCGGCCCCGGCGGCGAGCGCGGCCGCGCGCTTGTCCGGTGTGGACGCGACGGCGAGCACCCGCGCCCCGGCGGCGCGGGCGTGGTCGACCGCGGCCTGCCCGATCCCCCCGCTCGCCCCGAGCACGACGACCCACTCGCCCGGGCGGACGGTGACCCGGTCCCGGAAGGCGAAGGCGATCGTCCCGTGGCTCTCCATCGAGCTGGCCGCGACGTCCGCGTCGACCCCGTCGGGCACCGGGACCAGGCGATCCTCCGGGACGACGACGTGGCTGGCGAACCCGCCGAAGCTCGTGAGCAGGGCGGCGACCCGCCTGCCGTCCGGGGTCGTCCCGGCGACCGCGGTGCCGGGCGTGAACGGCAGCGGCGGTCGTAGCTGGTAGCCGCCGCGGGCGATCAGCCCGTCGACGAAGCTGACCGCGGCGGCCTCGACGGCGACGAGCACCTCGCCCGGTCCCGGCTCCGGGTCCGGCTCCTCCACCAGCTCGAACCGCTCCGGATCGGCGAACTCCCGGCAGAGCACCCGTCGCACCACGCCTCCTCGCGTCG harbors:
- a CDS encoding LLM class flavin-dependent oxidoreductase, with translation MSRLRFGTFLAPFHQPGQNPTLALQRDLELVEHLDRLGFDEAWIGEHHSAGSEIIASPEIFIAAAAERTRNIKLGTGVTSISYHNPLWVADRMVMLDHLTRGRTMLGCGPGSLPTDSSMIGLNPTDTRELLEVNLDIIMRLLRGEVVNAETRTHTLIDAQLQLAPYSDPCFDIAVAAVASPTGPRMAGQHGVGLLSIGATLTQDGFDALAHHWSVVEERAAHHGQPAPDRSTWRLVGLMHVAETREQAYREVEYGIEHWFRYFQKVAAFPQMAVAGGDVKEMIDFINDAGIGAIGTVEDAKAQVQKLVDQSGGFGAFLLLGHEWANPVATKRSYELIAQHVMPEFQGQAAGTLAARDRASSTREKHAQTQLDAVDTMTKRYEQEKAGG
- a CDS encoding DUF1707 SHOCT-like domain-containing protein, whose protein sequence is MDEVVGPEQIRISDAERQAVADRLRAAHAEGYLDLAEYDERVTEVWRMRTRGDLGRVTLDLPASSAPSRRDGLVFSATAGGIAMRVLTVIWLCITAAAAAGTSVLALLTDLSPWWFLVFSAPTGAVLLTLWVAGAGRPRRGGR
- a CDS encoding class I SAM-dependent methyltransferase, yielding MAARAVPARARFAAAVVGARPGTRVLEVGCGPGAVASLVCPRLDRVAGGAMWAVDRSAVAVARTTERCAAAVDDGVLTVLRSDLAGLRLAAGSVDVAFTLNVNLFWTRDPGPELAVLRGVLAPGGVLHVLYEGTPPAAVAAGLRRNGWDPVPVSGDGGAGVTARPA
- a CDS encoding prolyl oligopeptidase family serine peptidase, whose amino-acid sequence is MSPHPSAPVPPTLFDDEREQRWRSRFTAVRMSRPGWARDAPARSVYVSNATGTFEIHAWDRDSGEHRQVTDRRNGTTSAVLPPDGGHVWWFADTDGDEFGHWVAQPWSSTAGTDTVPAVPGAGDGYPAGLEIGRRVTAIGVSTDDGTVLAVHERGSGTDAREIYRHTEDAGVGALSEDETLLAISHSEHGDSRHPSLRVLDVATGDTVAELHDGPGRGLAALEFSPVAGDQRLLVGHERRGRDELLVWDPTTGEVTELAVDLPGELVGGFVPDASALLIAHTHAARTRLFRYVLASGELTELPTAPGCVGSAEVRDDGTVEYSASSAATPSQIRALRPDGTDEVLVAPPGERPPGSVAVRDVWTGVPAGQVHSLVAEAPRVDGRPAPAVFVLHGGPHAADEDRFDAGRATWVEAGFTVVEVNYRGSTGYGSAWRDAIEGRPGLTELEDVAAVQDALVADGTVDPARCAVDGWSWGGYLSLLAAGTQPQRWAAAVAGVPVADYAAAYADEMEQLRAFDRALFGGSPDELPDLYREASPLTYVDEVRVPVLVLAGENDPRCPIRQIDNYLDALAGRGDVTYEVSRFDAGHGSLVVSDQLDLIATEVDFVRRALG
- a CDS encoding excalibur calcium-binding domain-containing protein, whose amino-acid sequence is MTATQPWTTVAEPVPATRGNTPATAGFWLSVLGMVVGFVPVLGLLVTVPAALLSHAGRARFRAGGASTPGRSTVGIVLGWTATALCVLMTVLGIVGAATAPVRPLAAAPAAPPAPAAPVLLTVPNVVGMTDVQARDTLRAAGFTQVVLGPSTGSVAGVAAGTVTTQLPGPAALASAGDPITIGEAAAPPVPPAPLVVPQSAPVTESAPPAAPLVADTDVDRPYVPAAPQPLVSSGSSSSGSSGGGSAYYTNCAAARAAGAAPLSSGDPGYRSGLDRDGDGIACE
- a CDS encoding NADPH:quinone oxidoreductase family protein, with amino-acid sequence MRRVLCREFADPERFELVEEPDPEPGPGEVLVAVEAAAVSFVDGLIARGGYQLRPPLPFTPGTAVAGTTPDGRRVAALLTSFGGFASHVVVPEDRLVPVPDGVDADVAASSMESHGTIAFAFRDRVTVRPGEWVVVLGASGGIGQAAVDHARAAGARVLAVASTPDKRAAALAAGAEAAVGYDALKDTIREHTGGGADVVIDPVGGDAAEAALRALGAGGRFCVLGFTSGAIPKLPANVVLLRNRTVVGVDWGDWSRTDPAASRDLAEDVLRRIGAGELHPARPRALPLADAATATRAYAERSAVGKLVLTP
- a CDS encoding TetR/AcrR family transcriptional regulator → MGHREELLDGAAQCLYEKGFGRTTARDVVAASGTNLASIGYHFGSKDALLTEALLRATTAWGEELDRALAEPAGGTTDPQRRVEETWSRVVGLFSTQRRLWATHVEALAQAERLPELRAKLAEAQREVREGLALTFHTLPDDPAAADRRVHVLGSVYQALLTGLMVQWMLDPGTAPSGVDIAEGLRAIADRADAFA